One Triticum dicoccoides isolate Atlit2015 ecotype Zavitan chromosome 5B, WEW_v2.0, whole genome shotgun sequence genomic window carries:
- the LOC119305504 gene encoding syntaxin-71-like, translating to MSMIDVLTRVDAICKKYERYDADKHRNDAADPFSRLYADMDAVIDEAIEKSERAARETNRAAAVTLNAGVRRTKARLLEEVAKLQKLAGKKMKGVSREEMALRPDLVSALHQRIQSIPDGGGAADQNGGGNARPGIKFDSSVAAETLDEGYFQTSEESEAFRMEFEMLRIKQDEGLDLISEGLDTLKNLAEDIGEELDRQVPLMDEIDRKVDKANTELRKTNVRLKEIVNQIRSTRNFTVDIILICIILGIGAYLYNVLAQ from the exons ATGAGCATGATCGACGTGCTGACCCGGGTGGACGCCATCTGCAAGAAGTACGAGAGGTACGACGCCGACAAGCACCGGAATGACGCCGCCGACCCCTTCTCGCGGCTCTACGCCGACATGGACGCCGTGATCGACGAAGCCATCGAG AAGTCGGAGCGGGCCGCGAGGGAGACGaaccgggcggcggcggtgacccTCAACGCCGGCGTGCGGCGCACCAAGGCGCGGCTCCTGGAGGAAGTGGCCAAGCTCCAGAAGCTAGCCGGCAAGAAG ATGAAAGGGGTGTCGCGGGAGGAGATGGCGCTGCGGCCTGATCTGGTCTCGGCATTGCATCAGAGGATCCAGTCGATCCCCGAcggtggcggcgcggcggatcAGAACGGCGGCGGGAACGCTCGGCCGGGGATCAAGTTTGACTCTTCAG TTGCAGCTGAAACTTTGGACGAGGGCTACTTCCAGACCAGCGAGGAATCGGAGGCTTTTCGAATGGAGTTCGAGATGCTCCGGATCAAACAG GATGAAGGGCTGGACCTCATTTCTGAAGGCCTGGACACGCTGAAAAACCTGGCAGAGGACATTGGTGAG GAACTGGACAGGCAGGTCCCTCTCATGGACGAAATTGACAGAAAG GTCGACAAGGCTAACACAGAACTAAGAAAGACCAACGTCAGGCTTAAAGAGATAGTCAACCAG ATTCGATCGACAAGGAACTTCACAGTTGATATCATACTGATATGCATCATTCTTGGCATTGGTGCTTACCTCTACAA CGTACTCGCGCAGTGA